The following proteins are encoded in a genomic region of Gimesia algae:
- a CDS encoding endonuclease/exonuclease/phosphatase family protein has protein sequence MRLLSYNIHKGIGGRDRRYQLERVIGVIEQENPDIICLHEVDRNVKRSRFNNQPKIFTDYFNMQESLYQLNVKLKTGGYGNLIMSRWNFLSQHQISLKNKWRKARGAQIVMIDSPEGAFQLVNFHLGLAEKERHWQINHLLTHRLFQEGNGYPTVIVGDTNDWRNTLAKGTFSEHEFQEVTQPPSRFRSFPAYMPVGTLDKAFVRGAITIKNAKVAKSILAKQASDHLPLVIDFHLNGSETIS, from the coding sequence ATGCGATTATTAAGCTATAATATTCATAAAGGCATTGGCGGCAGAGATCGTCGCTATCAGCTGGAACGAGTGATCGGGGTGATTGAACAGGAAAACCCTGACATCATCTGTCTGCATGAAGTGGATCGCAATGTCAAACGTTCGCGTTTCAATAATCAGCCCAAAATCTTTACAGACTATTTCAATATGCAGGAGTCGCTGTATCAACTCAACGTCAAGCTGAAGACGGGGGGGTATGGAAATCTGATTATGTCTCGCTGGAACTTTTTATCTCAGCATCAGATTTCCTTAAAAAATAAATGGCGTAAAGCACGCGGTGCCCAGATCGTGATGATTGATTCACCAGAAGGCGCATTCCAACTGGTGAATTTCCATCTGGGACTGGCGGAAAAAGAACGACACTGGCAGATCAATCATCTGTTGACCCATCGCCTGTTTCAAGAGGGTAATGGATATCCCACTGTCATTGTGGGTGATACGAATGACTGGCGAAACACACTGGCGAAAGGAACGTTTTCAGAGCATGAGTTTCAGGAAGTGACACAACCTCCTTCCAGGTTTCGCTCATTTCCCGCTTACATGCCTGTGGGGACTTTGGATAAAGCGTTTGTGCGTGGGGCAATCACGATTAAGAATGCCAAAGTGGCAAAATCAATACTGGCGAAGCAGGCATCAGATCATTTGCCGCTGGTAATCGATTTTCACTTGAACGGGTCTGAAACGATATCATAA